GACTGGCAAGCGGGTGATAACGTGGTGGGGATTCGTCAGGAATTTCCTTCCAACCGCTATGTGTGGCAATCGCTGGCAAACCAAGGCGTGGAATTTCGCCAATTGGATTTGCGCGAACATCCCGATGATCCCGAAACCGCGTTGCTGGCATTGTGCGATGCGCGTACTCGCTTGATCAGCATTAGTGCCGTGCAATACACCAACGGCTTGCGCATGGATTTGGCAAAAATCGGCGCGTTTTGCCGCGCTAAGGGCATTTTGTTTTGTGTGGATGCGATCCAGCAAATTGGTGCAATCCCGTTTGATGTGCAACAAGTGCAAGCCGATTTCGTGGTGGCAGATGGACACAAATGGATGTTAGGGCCGGAAGGCTTGGCACTGTTTTACGTGCGCCGTGAAATATTGGAGCAACTGCGCTTAACCCAATACGGCTGGCACATGGCGGAAGGTTTGACCGATTACACGATGGAAGACTATCAACCGGCGTTGGATGCGCGGCGGTTTGAATGCGGCAGCCCGAATATGTTGGGGATTCATGCGCTGCACGCCAGCCTTGGTGTGTTGCTGGAAACCGGCATGGTGGCGGTGTGGGAACAGCTTAGTGCGCGAGTGCAATATTTGCTGGATGGTTTGCAAGCCTTGCCGGAGATGGAGATTCTCAGTGATTTACGGGTAGAACGGCGCTCAGGGATTGTGACCTTCCGTTCCCGCCGTGAAACTAATGACGCACTGTTCAAGCGCTTGCAAACAGAGGGGATTTTCTGCGCCACACGCGGCGGTGGGATTCGCCTTTCACCGCATTTCTACACACCGTTCGCGCAATTACAGCAGGTGCTAGACATACTCAAAACAAGCCCTTGAGTTTGTTTTTCAACTCATCTTGCAAGCGTTGTTCCAGCTTGTCGACTTCGCTTTGCACGTCTTGCTGGACACCCTCTTTGACTGCTTCGCCCTTTTGCTTGAGCGCGTCGAGTTGTTCTTGCTTTTCGGTCTCGAAACGCCCCTTCAACTTGGATTTTTCCTTGTCGAGTTCGCGCTGTGCAATTGCCTTGAGCAATACATCCAGCTCCAATTCGTAGCTGGGCTTACCCCATGCGCCATAAATATGCAAAGGTGCAAACAAGCCGTCGGCCTTGTCCGGTTTGGGCTTTTCGCTAATGCGTAATTTAAAATCGAGGGATTCATCGACGATATTCACATCGCCGTTGCCTTTCACCTGAAAATGCGGGGCGAGCATCACGTTTTCATCGGTATGGAACACGCCTTGTTTAACTTGCCACTGCCCTTTCAATTGGGTGAACGTGACTTCGGTTTCGCCTGCTGCATTAACACGCTCCTTCTCAAACAACTTGACCACTTCACGGGTTTTTTGCGCAAAACTGGCATCGCGAATCGTGCCTTCATTCAAGGTGAGGTCGATAGTGCCATTGAGATTTTGCTTGAAAACATTGGCATCGCCCGCGACGGAATTCAGTTTCGCGGTCATATCCAGCGCCCCCGTAACCAAACGATCATCGGTAAGGGCGAACAGCAATTCTTCGGTACGCAATTTTTTAACCGTGTGTTCGCTGCTGAAAGTCGCCGGGGTTTGCAGGGTATCGAGGTTAATTTCACCTTGATAAGCGCCTTTGAATAAAGTCCCCGTGGGAGTGAGTTTGACTTGCCCCTCTTTAAACTGCACGCCAAGCGTGGCCTGCTGCAAGGTGAATGGGGGATAACTGAGCTGTTCTGCTTTGAACTTACCATCAACCGCACGGCTCGGTAGCAAGGGATCACGCACTTGCAAGCTGCCCATCAATTGCTGCTCGGCTGCCTTGATTACGTTGTTTGGCAAATCGAGCAAGCCTTTGCCACTCTCCAGATTCAGGCTCAATTTACCGCTGGATTGCTGCTGCAATTGCCCACCGGGAATCTCGGTGGATTTCACGTCAGCGTTGATGCTTAAGTCGGTCATGTTCAATTGCTGTTTGATAAGGTTGACGTCCAGCTTGCTGCTCAGCGTGACTTTACCCAGCCCCTCTAAAATGACGTCGGCTTGTAAATCAGGGATGCTGGCACGTTCTTTTTTCAAATTGCCTTGCAGGTTGCCGCGCAAACTCGTATCCAAGCGTTCCGGTTGCTTGACTTGCAAGCGTAGGTCGGTGAGGGAAAAGTCTTCTTGGTTTTCTGCCAATTGTGCGACGGTGGTAAGGCTTAGCTGCATTGTCAGCGGCGGCTCATTTTGGGTAAGCGCAGCATCAAGACGAAGATCAACCGGCTTGCCGGGCTGGAACGTGCCGGTTTGCAGATTAAGCGGTGCCAGCGTCACGGTTTTGCCTTGCTGATCATCTTGCCAGTGTAATTGCGAATCTTGCACGCTTACGCCGGTAATCACCATGCCGCCCAGCAAACTGGTCATGGCTTCGCCCGCACTGGCATTGGCTTTTGAGGAATTTTCCGGTAATAAATCTTGCCAGTTGGTTTTGCCGTTTTTATTGCGGTGTAAATTAAGCTTTAAGCCTTGCAAGTGCACTTCGTTGATTTTGAGCTGTTGCTCCAGCAAGGGCAAGAACTGTACGGTGACTCGTGCACTATCGGTCTCAGCGAAAAGCTCGTTCGCAAAGCCCTTGGCATTGCCGAGTTTCACCTGCCCCAATTGCAGCGCAATATCGGGATAAAACGACAAGTGAATGTCGCCGTCAATGTCGAGTTCGCGCCCGGTCTGTTCCTTGACCAAAGCCGCGAGTTCCGGTTTGTAACGATTGGCATCAAATGTCAGCGCGAATACAGCAATTGCAGCCACAATCAGCAGCAATAACGCGAATAGCCAAGCGAGTGGGCGCAATAGTGGCATAAGAGTAGTCCTTTTCTGTAGCCTTTATTATATTGCCGCCCACTATAGCCTATTGGGCTGGTGGCAGGTAGTAGCTAGGTGCTGGCGGATAGTACTGCTGCGGGTAATAAGTCGGGTAAGTTGGCGCGTACATTTGTTGTGGGTAGGGCGTGTAATAGCTGTACGGGTAAACATACGGGTAACTGTATGCACCAGTATTAAGGCTATTATAAGCCGTGTTGTAAGCCGAACCGTAAGCATTGAATTGCTGATCTTGGTATTGCGCTGCATCGCCTTGACCTTGTGCACGGCTGTCAGCATTGAACATGCTGTTTGCTTTGGCACGGAAATTCAGGTCGAAATCCATATTAATGTCGGCTTCGCCACGCCCGCGTGATTGCCCATTGGCATCGGTATTGCCATTGCCGTAAGTTTGCCCGACTGCATTGGCTTGGTGGGATTGTTCCTGACGGTTGTTGCCAAAAAAATTGCCCATGTCCCAGCCATCGAAAAAGTTAGCGGATGCGTTGCCAGCCAACAAGCTCAAAGCAGTGAAAATAATTATACGTGTGCTCATGATGGTGTCTCCTTCTAGTGGTTTCACCAGTTTATACGCATTCATAAGCATTTGCTAATTTTCTTACATGGCTATTAACGAACGACTTACCAGCTCTGCTTAAACTTGTCGATCAGCCGCCGCTCACGCTTATCCGGCTTATGCAACCTGACATTCACCCCGTGCAAGCGCCGCTCCTCGATCACCGCCTCACGCTCTTCACGGTGATGTTCCGACTCGGCATACAGCAAGCGGGCTTCACTAGCAGGGCGGCGCTGTTCGTTCAAGCCTTGCACCGTAATTGTCCAAGTCTCAAAGCCCTTTTTGATGCGCAACTTGTCGCCGATACGGACTTGCCGCGAGGGTTTAACGCGCTCCTCATTTACCTGCACATGCCCGCCATCAATGGCTTCCACTGCCAGCGGGCGAGTTTTGAAAAACCGCGCTGCCCACAACCATTTATCAATGCGTTGGCTTACATTTTCTTCTTCAGCGGCCATGTAACGACCCTATCCTCCCACTCTTCTTCCTTCACCTCAGCGGCATAGGTAAACCGCCCGATCACCGATTGTTTCATGCGGTGAATGCTTTGTTTATCGCCCGACACCAGATGATGCCATGACGGTAGATTCTTGCCCTCGTGCAACAAACGGTAGGCGCAACTCGGTGGCATCCAATACAGCTCATCCAGATTATCCGGGGTTAAATGCAAACATTCCGGCACCAGCGTTTCACGATTCGCATAATCTTTGCACTGGCAAGTTTTACCGTCCAACAAATCACACGCCACATCGGTGTAATACACCGTGCTGTCTTCCTCGTCTTCGAGCTTAATCAGGCAGCATTTGGCGCAATGGTCGCAAATGCTTTCCCATTCCGCCTCATTCATCTCGGCAAGGCTTTTTTGTTTCCACCAAGGCGGGGTGCGGGCCTCACTTGTCATTATGCGGTTTTGCCTCCAGCAATTCCTGCTTCATCGCGGCGTAATCTTGCTGACCAGTGTAATAAAGAATCTCTTTACCGTCAGTATTCATCAAAATCGCCAAGCCTTTGCTGGGGTAAAACCAATAGTCGATTCCCGCCTGCAACGAGGCAGCACGTTCCTCCGGCTCACCGAATCGCGCCACCACAATTTCAGGCTCGTAATTGATGACCGGCATGTAAATTAAACGCTGTACCCGCAAATCATTGGCAATTTTCACATCTGCTTCCGCCAAGGTGTGTTTCCACTGCCCACTCGCCATGCCTTCGCGCTTAGTAGTATTGGTTTGAAAACTGTCCAACTGCGCAGGCGTGGCTTGCAATTCGGCAATGATTTTGGCTTCAAACAAGCCTATCCGTTTCGTACCAAAATACGCTTCAAGCGTGCGTTTACCGCTTTCATGCGCAAATACCGCCATTTCAGGGAAGCTTTGCAAACGATTGATAACATCTTTCAGCGTGGCTTTACCAATGTCCAACTGGAACACCTGCGTATTGCCTTCGGCAGTGTTAGTCACTTGCCAAGGCAAATTATCGGGTTGTTGGGGAGGCGAGTCGCAGCCAGTCATACCAAGCGTCAGAGCAAGCAGGCTGGCAGCAAGAAGGTGTTTCATATCAAACATTTTCATGCTTGCTTATCAGCTTCAGCGACTGGAAACCGTTCTTTCACTTTACGAGCAGGATTCCCTGAAACAAAGCTATTGGCTTTGATTGGACTCATGACAATGGAATAAGGCGCAACAAAGCATTCGTCTTCGATAGTCACTGCGGGCAACACAACAGCACCCAAACCAATACCCACGTTATTACCGATCACGATCGGTGCGGATAACTGTGCCAATTCCCCACCCCAGCTATAACACACGCGCCGCTCTGGATTCGCCGAATCAGTAGGCAAATTGGTCAATGAATAAATTTTTGCACCAGAACCTGTACCGCAATCATTCCCAATCTGCACGCCGCCGTGCGCCTGAATCAAGGAGAACGGGGTAATATGCACATTATTACCCACGTGCAATTCACCAACTTCGTGTTGATAATTCGGATTCTCCAACACTTTCGCCCCTTGTTCTAAGGGCACTTTGCCCGCCATTAGGATGCAATAGCGGTCAATCCACACGTTATCCCCTAGGTGAATATCCCTAGCGCCCTGAATAATCACTCCCTCATCAATGACGAGGTTTTTTCCACAACTGCCAAAACGACGGCTGTAATACCAAGAACGTACTGTACGCCCAGCAGAACCACCCAATGGGCGAATCATGCTTCTCAGTAAATTATCAAAAAATAATGCGATCGACTTCAACATGAATAATCCTATTTCTAATAGCGATGGGGAAACTAGGACATTACTTGTCCGCCGTTCACGCGAATCGTTTCCCCAGTCAAATAATCGGACTGACGCGAGGCCAGAAAAGCCACGACACCCGCCACGTCATCGGGCTTGGCAATGCGCCGCAAGGGTACACGCGCTGCCGCCATTAAGCGGATACGTTCCGGCACTTCTGCTAACTGTGCGGTATCGGTCATACCGGGCGCAACCATATTTACTCGAATGCCTTTCGGGGACAGCTCAATCGCCAGCGCATGGCTAAAGCCATCCAACGCAGCCTTGGCAGTAATAAACGGCAACAAATTCCCCATCGGCGCTTCAATCAATTGCGCACTGATGTGGATAATTTTGCCGTAATTTGCCACTTCCATCTGTGGGGTAACATGACGCACCAAATGGAATGCACCTTGCAAGGCAGTCTGTAAGTGCGCCTCAAAATCCTTCCACTGCACATCTTCCCAGCGAATCGCTGCCATTGGTGCCGTGGTACAATTGACCAACACCGTAATATTACCCAAATGCCGCTGCACATAATGCGCCATATTGGCAACCGCAGCTTCATTACGAATATCCGCTGCCACCATTACCGCTTTTTGCCCCGCAGCTTCAACATCCCGCATGACGGATTCAGCATTCGCCACTTGGGTGAAATAGTGAACTGCCACATCAAAACCCGCAGCCGCAAGGTGACGGCATACCGCGCCACCAATGCCGCCCGAACCGCCAACCACCAATGCCACCGGACGTGGGGGTTCCGGCTCGATACTGGTATCGTCCTCAAACTCCACGACTTTGATTTTCGCCACACCTGTGGTGACTTTTTGACGGTGTTGATTGAAAATATCGGTTTGCAACTCAATGACTTGCATCCGATCAATCTTACGCAACACCTCTGCCCGCACCGTTAGGGTATCGCCCACCCTAACCGGCAACAGGAATTCCAGATTTTGAGCAAACCACAACGCGCCATCACCCGGCAAGCGCGTGCCGATAATGGTGGAGATAAACGATACACCCAACATGCCGTGAGCAACCGGCTTTTTAAAACTGGTGCGGGCAGCGTAAGTGGGGTCAACGTGCAAGCGATTATCGTCGCCGCTCAATTCCACAAAACGTTCCAGATCTTTATCTGTTACGACATGCTCCAGCTCGGCAACTTGCCCGACTAGAATTTCATCAAAACGCGCCATGCCCGCCCCTTCTATTGCTCAATGACTTCATGAGATTAATAATAGCTAAACAAACCATCATCAGCCGGTGCTGACGTTTCATTCTCACACTTATATAAAGTCAACGCCACAATATCAGCCGCCGTTTCCAACTGGGCAAACTCTTCTTCGGTATAGCGAATATTGAACTCTTCCTCCAACAGCAGCAGGATCTCCACCTGCTTGAGTGAATCCCAGTCCTTGCGACCGCTCATGCTTAACCATACGCCTTCATCAGCGGCAACCGGTTTACCCAAAATAGCGACCAGCGCCTGCTTCAGGGTATCCTTGATTTTTTGTGAATCCATGTCTTGTTATTCCTCAATTAATTGGACGCTTTGTACAGGCGTAAACTGTTCAAGGGTTTGTCTAGGGATGCCATTCAGCCCTTCTTGAACGGCATCAGGGGCTACTTGCAAATACCCTGCCAACCATGCCTGCGCGGGTTGGTTACGTGGGCCGTGTTGCACGCGGAAACACACTTGTTCACAGGTCTGAAACTGCGGCAAATGACGAATCGTCCACAACACAATGGTATCTTCCAATTGACGCCCCAAGGCGCGGCAACTGATGCACAGCTCCTCAATGATGAGTAAATCACCATGACGCTC
The window above is part of the Thiothrix winogradskyi genome. Proteins encoded here:
- a CDS encoding aminotransferase class V-fold PLP-dependent enzyme, encoding MSNIGRMLLTSSASITAPCEPIMPTPESLFPALQNCLYLNHAAVAPWPQVTADAVQAFAAENARQGTLNYPHWLTVEQALREQARELLNAPAAGDIALVKNTSEGLSFVAYGLDWQAGDNVVGIRQEFPSNRYVWQSLANQGVEFRQLDLREHPDDPETALLALCDARTRLISISAVQYTNGLRMDLAKIGAFCRAKGILFCVDAIQQIGAIPFDVQQVQADFVVADGHKWMLGPEGLALFYVRREILEQLRLTQYGWHMAEGLTDYTMEDYQPALDARRFECGSPNMLGIHALHASLGVLLETGMVAVWEQLSARVQYLLDGLQALPEMEILSDLRVERRSGIVTFRSRRETNDALFKRLQTEGIFCATRGGGIRLSPHFYTPFAQLQQVLDILKTSP
- a CDS encoding AsmA family protein — translated: MPLLRPLAWLFALLLLIVAAIAVFALTFDANRYKPELAALVKEQTGRELDIDGDIHLSFYPDIALQLGQVKLGNAKGFANELFAETDSARVTVQFLPLLEQQLKINEVHLQGLKLNLHRNKNGKTNWQDLLPENSSKANASAGEAMTSLLGGMVITGVSVQDSQLHWQDDQQGKTVTLAPLNLQTGTFQPGKPVDLRLDAALTQNEPPLTMQLSLTTVAQLAENQEDFSLTDLRLQVKQPERLDTSLRGNLQGNLKKERASIPDLQADVILEGLGKVTLSSKLDVNLIKQQLNMTDLSINADVKSTEIPGGQLQQQSSGKLSLNLESGKGLLDLPNNVIKAAEQQLMGSLQVRDPLLPSRAVDGKFKAEQLSYPPFTLQQATLGVQFKEGQVKLTPTGTLFKGAYQGEINLDTLQTPATFSSEHTVKKLRTEELLFALTDDRLVTGALDMTAKLNSVAGDANVFKQNLNGTIDLTLNEGTIRDASFAQKTREVVKLFEKERVNAAGETEVTFTQLKGQWQVKQGVFHTDENVMLAPHFQVKGNGDVNIVDESLDFKLRISEKPKPDKADGLFAPLHIYGAWGKPSYELELDVLLKAIAQRELDKEKSKLKGRFETEKQEQLDALKQKGEAVKEGVQQDVQSEVDKLEQRLQDELKNKLKGLF
- a CDS encoding RNA-binding S4 domain-containing protein — its product is MAAEEENVSQRIDKWLWAARFFKTRPLAVEAIDGGHVQVNEERVKPSRQVRIGDKLRIKKGFETWTITVQGLNEQRRPASEARLLYAESEHHREEREAVIEERRLHGVNVRLHKPDKRERRLIDKFKQSW
- a CDS encoding YcgN family cysteine cluster protein, with the translated sequence MTSEARTPPWWKQKSLAEMNEAEWESICDHCAKCCLIKLEDEEDSTVYYTDVACDLLDGKTCQCKDYANRETLVPECLHLTPDNLDELYWMPPSCAYRLLHEGKNLPSWHHLVSGDKQSIHRMKQSVIGRFTYAAEVKEEEWEDRVVTWPLKKKM
- a CDS encoding acyltransferase; amino-acid sequence: MLKSIALFFDNLLRSMIRPLGGSAGRTVRSWYYSRRFGSCGKNLVIDEGVIIQGARDIHLGDNVWIDRYCILMAGKVPLEQGAKVLENPNYQHEVGELHVGNNVHITPFSLIQAHGGVQIGNDCGTGSGAKIYSLTNLPTDSANPERRVCYSWGGELAQLSAPIVIGNNVGIGLGAVVLPAVTIEDECFVAPYSIVMSPIKANSFVSGNPARKVKERFPVAEADKQA
- a CDS encoding SDR family oxidoreductase; this translates as MARFDEILVGQVAELEHVVTDKDLERFVELSGDDNRLHVDPTYAARTSFKKPVAHGMLGVSFISTIIGTRLPGDGALWFAQNLEFLLPVRVGDTLTVRAEVLRKIDRMQVIELQTDIFNQHRQKVTTGVAKIKVVEFEDDTSIEPEPPRPVALVVGGSGGIGGAVCRHLAAAGFDVAVHYFTQVANAESVMRDVEAAGQKAVMVAADIRNEAAVANMAHYVQRHLGNITVLVNCTTAPMAAIRWEDVQWKDFEAHLQTALQGAFHLVRHVTPQMEVANYGKIIHISAQLIEAPMGNLLPFITAKAALDGFSHALAIELSPKGIRVNMVAPGMTDTAQLAEVPERIRLMAAARVPLRRIAKPDDVAGVVAFLASRQSDYLTGETIRVNGGQVMS
- a CDS encoding phosphopantetheine-binding protein, with product MDSQKIKDTLKQALVAILGKPVAADEGVWLSMSGRKDWDSLKQVEILLLLEEEFNIRYTEEEFAQLETAADIVALTLYKCENETSAPADDGLFSYY